The proteins below are encoded in one region of Syngnathus acus chromosome 2, fSynAcu1.2, whole genome shotgun sequence:
- the sall4 gene encoding sal-like protein 4: MSRRKQAKPQHINSDEPGSAQNGILRDDPEQQTDGEVKKFRMDQTRICNKCCAEFFDEFEFLEHEKNCTKTQKVLIMREGDCSEVTEEYLQGSPEDPDSDHDDSRSSSHFGAGANANQLEKTEDESNAHMEDHEDMAASPETHFQPSPEMQDPNNSEAVTTDSQISISQTSSNPSALSSQDALQVIPMILEQLVCLQQQQLQQIQITEQIRIQVAMMTPQGLRSSAMDPLKALGAHLSQQLSAAAALIGKRTGSQNLSMEAIKQGKLSLPAGIPTSVPAGLSAMTSKMDILKGIPELASRLPALVTESPGVVGFPGTFGAIQTGIDSKKAKGKLLNVPIESKNGDLLYKHKCKYCGKTFGNDSALQIHLRSHTGERPFKCNICGNRFTTKGNLKVHFQRHRDKYPNITMNPHPVPEHLDSIPTSTGIPFGMSVPMEESNEIKPILGHPAAGFHSSSLSGFKTFDGFGGGDPFSQRPSPSTSDGSPSVSSNIFGQETSMDHTQKDAKDLLGTLHHMNGNALSGEQSSGTAKLQQMVDGLEKKTNDPNECVICHRILSCQSSLKMHYRTHTGERPYKCKICGRAFSTKGNLKAHYGVHRANTPLKMQHSCPICQKKFTNAVVLQQHIRMHMGGQIPNTPVAETHFEANDTIESSPPEEKSADLNGFAANMETREPEVSSQKPLDNSDSVPSAAEDQKHPGPSVFSSLDVLKNLTSALALKRQGSTPSESEGTPKESPSAPREQEYQNDRSPGASDSAMSFPSTSPVNNTSSLKSPESATEEFARNGYKPDLEGANQDGSESSGALDLTASSSFTPKAIKEEPSVPFTSGEYAASSMSFMRIPSSLEMKIPQESPLGTHGLFAAQMPPGAAVPSAIPTAPRRSSKQHVCNVCGKNFSSASALQIHERTHTGEKPFACNVCGRAFTTKGNLKVHIGTHMWNNSSRRGQRLSLDNPMALMAMSSEPKMLPEMLQAPQELAAPPMNFDPSMWNQYTTTYSGGLTMKANEISVIQGGGIPLPGSPAGSAPLIGSTGGLMKMDGSHSGLPASMAEIEKNSSDSVPKSQFPHFMEEGKIAVN, encoded by the exons ATGTCGAGGCGCAAGCAAGCCAAACCGCAGCATATCAACTCGGACGAGCCTGGGTCCGCACAAAATG GCATTCTACGAGATGATCCAGAGCAGCAGACGGACGGGGAAGTGAAAAAGTTCCGAATGGACCAGACTCGGATCTGCAACAAGTGCTGTGCCGAATTCTTCgatgaatttgaatttttggaaCACGAAAAGAACTGTACCAAAACCCAGAAAGTACTCATTATGAGAGAGGGTGATTGCAGTGAGGTAACAGAGGAATATTTGCAAGGTTCTCCCGAAGACCCCGACAGTGACCATGACGATAGCCGGTCCAGCAGCCATTTCGGAGCTGGCGCCAACGCTAACCAACTGGAAAAAACTGAAGATGAGTCCAACGCGCACATGGAGGACCACGAAGATATGGCTGCCAGTCCCGAGACACACTTCCAACCTTCCCCTGAGATGCAGGATCCAAACAATTCTGAGGCCGTGACTACTGACTCTCAAATTTCCATCTCCCAGACTTCTTCAAATCCATCAGCTCTATCATCGCAGGACGCATTACAGGTCATCCCCATGATCTTGGAACAGTTGGTGtgcctccagcagcagcagctacaGCAAATCCAGATCACAGAACAGATCCGAATCCAAGTGGCCATGATGACTCCGCAGGGTCTGCGCTCATCAGCCATGGACCCCCTGAAAGCCCTCGGCGCACATCTCTCCCAACAGCTGTCTGCTGCAGCGGCTTTGATAGGAAAAAGGACCGGCAGTCAGAACCTGTCAATGGAGGCGATCAAGCAAGGTAAACTCTCTCTTCCCGCCGGCATCCCGACCTCCGTACCTGCAGGACTGAGCGCAATGACCTCTAAGATGGACATTTTGAAGGGCATTCCTGAGCTGGCTAGCCGTTTACCAGCCCTTGTCACGGAGTCACCGGGTGTTGTCGGTTTCCCGGGCACCTTCGGTGCGATCCAAACAGGGATTGACTCGAAAAAAGCAAAGGGAAAGCTGCTGAATGTTCCAATCGAGTCAAAGAATGGAGACTTGTTATATAAGCACAAGTGCAAGTACTGTGGAAAGACCTTCGGCAATGACAGCGCTCTCCAGATTCACCTGCGTTCGCACACCGGAGAGAGGCCCTTCAAATGCAACATCTGCGGAAACCGCTTCACAACCAAAGGGAACCTCAAGGTGCATTTCCAAAGGCACAGGGACAAGTATCCCAACATCACCATGAACCCTCATCCAGTGCCCGAACACCTTGACAGCATTCCCACCAGCACCGGAATTCCCTTTGGTATGTCGGTCCCCATGGAAGAGTCCAATGAAATCAAGCCGATACTTGGTCATCCCGCTGCAGGGTTCCATTCTTCGTCACTCTCTGGATTCAAGACATTTGATGGCTTTGGAGGTGGTGACCCATTTTCCCAGAGACCCTCTCCATCAACAAGCGATGGCTCCCCGTCTGTTTCCTCAAATATCTTTGGCCAAGAGACCAGTATGGATCACACCCAGAAGGATGCCAAGGACCTCCTGGGAACACTGCATcacatgaatggaaatgccttGTCTGGAGAGCAAAGTTCTGGCACCGCAAAGCTCCAGCAGATGGTGGACGGCTTGGAGAAGAAGACAAACGACCCCAACGAGTGTGTCATCTGTCACAGAATTCTCAGCTGCCAGAGCTCGCTGAAGATGCATTACCGCACACACACCGGGGAGAGGCCGTACAAATGCAAGATCTGCGGCCGTGCTTTCTCCACCAAAGGCAACCTAAAGGCCCATTACGGGGTGCACAGGGCCAACACTCCTCTTAAAATGCAGCACTCCTGTCCCATCTGCCAGAAGAAGTTCACCAACGCGGTGGTTCTGCAGCAGCACATTCGCATGCACATGGGCGGCCAAATTCCCAACACCCCAGTGGCGGAAACCCACTTTGAGGCCAACGACACAATCGAGTCCTCTCCACCGGAAGAAAAGTCTGCGGACCTCAATGGTTTTGCGGCAAACATGGAAACTCGAGAACCTGAGGTGAGCTCTCAGAAGCCACTTGACAATTCTGACTCTGTCCCATCTGCCGCTGAAGACCAGAAGCATCCTGGCCCCTCTGTGTTTTCCAGCCTTGATGTTTTGAAGAATCTCACCTCTGCTCTTGCACTAAAACGACAGGGTAGCACTCCATCTGAGAGCGAGGGGACACCCAAAGAATCGCCATCTGCTCCCAGAGAGCAGGAATATCAGAACGACCGCAGTCCAGGCGCTTCTGATTCTGCCATGTCATTTCCTTCCACCTCTCCCGTCAACAACACTAGTAGCCTCAAGTCTCCGGAATCTGCTACAGAAGAGTTTGCTCGTAATGGATACAAACCGGACCTTGAAGGGGCGAATCAAGACGGAAGTGAATCCAGTGGAGCCCTCGACCTCACGGCTTCGAGCAGCTTTACCCCAAAAGCTATCAAAGAGGAGCCTAGTGTGCCATTCACAAGTGGAGAATATG CTGCCAGTAGTATGTCTTTCATGAGGATCCCGTCGAGTCTGGAGATGAAGATTCCTCAAGAGAGCCCATTGGGCACCCATGGTTTGTTTGCAGCTCAAATGCCCCCAGGAGCAGCAGTACCATCGGCCATCCCCACGGCACCGCGTCGGTCCTCCAAGCAGCATGTTTGTAACGTCTGCGGGAAGAACTTCTCGTCTGCCAGCGCCTTGCAGATTCATGAGCGCACGCACACTGGGGAGAAGCCTTTCGCCTGCAACGTCTGCGGCCGGGCATTCACCACTAAAGGAAATCTAAAG GTACACATTGGTACTCACATGTGGAACAACTCCTCGAGACGTGGTCAGCGTCTATCCCTGGATAATCCCATGGCTCTTATGGCAATGAGCTCTGAGCCAAAGATGTTACCAGAAATGTTGCAAGCCCCCCAAGAACTTGCTGCTCCACCCATGAACTTTGACCCATCCATGTGGAACCAGTACACCACAACCTATAGCGGCGGTCTGACCATGAAGGCCAACGAGatctcagtcatccagggagGAGGCATCCCCCTCCCCGGGAGCCCTGCTGGCAGCGCCCCGCTGATTGGATCCACCGGAGGCCTCATGAAGATGGACGGGTCTCACTCTGGCTTGCCTGCTTCCATGGCTGAGATTGAGAAGAACAGCTCTGACAGTGTACCAAAATCCCAGTTTCCACATTTCATGGAGGAGGGGAAAATTGCAGTCAATTAA